A DNA window from Carnobacterium funditum DSM 5970 contains the following coding sequences:
- the zwf gene encoding glucose-6-phosphate dehydrogenase produces MSKKQSGGLMVLFGATGDLTSRMLFPALHQLYQRGLLSENFALIGVARTKMADEEFQEYVRESVENGPNFEKLDETFLERCRYLTTDNTNLEDLKELRKKIELLSKEFETPEEYTYYYSIAPELYDETTTNIKEAQITELKGNHRVIIEKPVGDSLETAKEYHQLFLEVFNEENIYFMDHFPGMDFIQNILAVRFFNPLIEGIWNNQFIENIQISLPENLSIGTRGSYYDKAGVLLDMFQNHLLQILSLVAMELPDELTTESIHANKLKVLQNIPTFSKEQVEKKVVRGQYKADSEGKFESYRNEEDVPSDSNTDTYVAIELTINVPRWEGVPFYLRTGKALIEDYTAIDILLKPTDAIDSDVPTRLTFMAEPAQGLSLVLNQKMPNNKYEPLTTFIGPDKETFEDKYIAYPYENMIHDALAGVRTNFPTFEEIKEQWRITDSILSVWEEMPEPTFPNYRANTFGPFEAEELLTKNNHVWIKRI; encoded by the coding sequence ATGTCAAAAAAACAAAGTGGCGGTTTAATGGTCTTATTCGGTGCCACAGGTGACTTAACTAGCCGCATGTTATTCCCTGCTTTACACCAATTGTATCAACGGGGATTACTTTCAGAAAACTTCGCCCTAATAGGCGTCGCACGTACAAAAATGGCGGATGAAGAGTTCCAAGAATATGTAAGAGAATCTGTTGAGAACGGACCGAACTTTGAAAAGCTCGACGAAACATTCCTAGAACGTTGTCGTTACTTGACTACAGACAATACCAATCTTGAAGACTTAAAAGAGCTACGAAAAAAAATAGAATTACTATCGAAAGAGTTTGAAACACCTGAGGAGTATACCTATTATTACTCCATCGCACCTGAACTATATGATGAAACGACAACAAATATTAAAGAAGCACAAATCACTGAATTAAAAGGAAATCATCGAGTGATCATAGAAAAACCAGTGGGAGACAGTTTAGAGACTGCAAAAGAATACCATCAACTATTTTTGGAAGTGTTCAATGAAGAAAACATTTATTTCATGGATCATTTCCCTGGAATGGATTTCATCCAAAACATCTTGGCTGTACGGTTTTTCAATCCTCTTATTGAAGGGATTTGGAACAATCAGTTCATCGAAAATATCCAGATTTCTCTTCCAGAAAACTTATCTATTGGGACACGAGGCAGTTACTATGATAAAGCTGGGGTATTGCTAGATATGTTCCAGAACCATTTATTGCAAATCTTGTCCTTAGTAGCTATGGAGTTGCCGGATGAATTAACAACCGAGTCGATTCATGCCAATAAATTAAAGGTTTTGCAGAACATACCAACATTTAGCAAAGAACAGGTCGAAAAAAAAGTCGTTCGCGGACAATACAAAGCGGACAGCGAAGGAAAGTTCGAAAGTTATCGCAATGAAGAAGATGTGCCAAGCGACAGCAACACGGATACGTATGTAGCAATAGAGCTTACTATTAATGTACCCCGGTGGGAAGGCGTCCCATTCTACTTGCGGACAGGAAAAGCTTTAATAGAAGACTACACCGCAATCGATATTTTATTGAAGCCAACCGATGCAATTGATTCCGATGTGCCCACACGTCTAACCTTTATGGCCGAACCTGCACAAGGATTGTCCCTAGTCTTAAATCAGAAAATGCCAAATAATAAATATGAACCACTGACTACCTTTATCGGTCCTGATAAAGAGACATTCGAAGATAAATACATTGCTTACCCATATGAAAATATGATTCATGATGCTTTAGCTGGAGTTCGAACCAATTTCCCAACTTTTGAAGAAATCAAAGAGCAGTGGCGCATCACGGATAGCATTCTCTCCGTTTGGGAGGAAATGCCAGAGCCAACTTTCCCAAATTATCGAGCAAATACATTTGGTCCGTTTGAAGCCGAAGAATTACTGACTAAGAATAACCATGTATGGATAAAGCGTATTTAA
- a CDS encoding AEC family transporter has translation MGAVLTQAISFVLVILAAYLFKVGRILEVKDGGTISKIILNVTLPATIIIGFNSVELNSILLIMISLGLLTNIVLIAIGGFIWRKRKTADQALMIFSQAGYNIGNFTIPFVQGFFPEAIPFIGSFDTGNALMVFGGTPMLADKITGQNRGTRGTKEVVFQLFRSPTFTTYIIMILLAVINVTIPENVLSIVELFASGNAFLSMFMIGLYLEVTISRSDLKKVAQLLFTRYTLGILFALASYFLLPLPEIVRLSLVLLALAPIATVSTINMVVYGNKESLSGFLSSSSIILSLLFMTAALALIM, from the coding sequence GTGGGTGCTGTACTTACACAAGCTATTAGTTTTGTATTGGTTATTCTAGCAGCTTACCTTTTTAAAGTTGGTAGAATATTAGAAGTAAAAGACGGAGGTACCATTTCCAAAATCATTTTAAATGTAACTTTGCCGGCAACGATTATTATCGGTTTTAATTCGGTTGAATTAAATAGTATTTTACTCATTATGATATCGTTGGGATTATTAACCAATATTGTTTTGATTGCTATCGGAGGATTTATTTGGCGCAAAAGAAAAACGGCTGATCAAGCATTGATGATCTTCAGTCAAGCTGGGTATAATATTGGGAATTTCACGATTCCATTTGTACAAGGGTTCTTTCCAGAAGCTATTCCTTTTATTGGAAGTTTTGATACCGGAAACGCGTTGATGGTTTTTGGGGGGACTCCTATGTTAGCAGACAAAATAACCGGCCAAAATCGCGGTACAAGAGGGACAAAGGAAGTTGTTTTCCAACTTTTTCGTTCACCAACTTTTACAACGTATATTATTATGATTCTACTAGCAGTAATTAACGTTACTATTCCAGAAAATGTTCTTTCTATCGTTGAACTATTTGCTAGTGGTAACGCCTTTTTGTCCATGTTTATGATCGGCCTTTATTTAGAAGTTACTATTTCGCGGAGCGATTTAAAAAAAGTAGCACAGCTTCTTTTTACGCGTTACACTTTAGGTATTTTATTTGCGCTAGCCTCTTACTTTTTGTTGCCTTTACCAGAAATTGTTCGACTATCTTTGGTTCTTTTGGCACTCGCACCAATTGCTACGGTTTCTACTATTAATATGGTGGTTTACGGTAACAAAGAATCTCTTTCTGGATTTTTATCTTCCAGCAGTATTATTCTTTCATTACTATTTATGACAGCTGCACTTGCTTTAATTATGTGA
- a CDS encoding alpha/beta fold hydrolase, with protein MKKWSKRLVLFVLIAFILVSVLPYLITVKTSDSINEKPFVESSFETVKNINIHYRFYQPITSEPKGKILLVHGLGGSTFSWRNNVQDLQDEGYLVITVDLPGFGYSDKGSGIDHSQDARSKILWNLLDTIDLSLEEETKKLDWTLVGHSMGGGTVSAMAMSRSEETDKLILVSGALFDNNPSTVPDLIYYAPIKRAIDVVYSNFVLTSGRIENFLSSAYGREPSKEEVEGYLNALQLSETPSFIPDFLKTAKSKPIEKLKNNNVPILFIAGENDTWVPKEQYAELKEMIPRVKVDVINGAAHCSMETHPEEFNKQLLNFIN; from the coding sequence ATGAAAAAGTGGAGTAAGAGACTTGTTTTATTTGTCTTAATTGCTTTTATACTAGTAAGCGTTTTACCTTATTTAATTACTGTTAAAACATCTGATTCAATTAATGAAAAGCCATTTGTGGAAAGTAGCTTCGAAACTGTAAAAAATATCAACATTCATTATCGTTTTTATCAGCCTATAACAAGTGAACCAAAAGGAAAAATATTACTGGTTCATGGTCTTGGAGGGTCTACTTTCTCATGGAGAAACAACGTTCAAGACTTACAAGATGAAGGTTATCTCGTAATAACTGTTGATTTACCTGGATTCGGATATAGTGATAAAGGCTCAGGTATAGATCATAGTCAAGATGCTAGAAGTAAAATTCTATGGAATTTATTGGATACTATCGATTTGTCTTTAGAAGAAGAGACGAAAAAATTAGATTGGACTTTAGTAGGACATTCTATGGGTGGTGGAACCGTTTCAGCTATGGCAATGAGTCGATCAGAAGAGACGGATAAGCTTATTTTAGTATCAGGAGCTCTATTTGATAACAACCCTTCGACAGTTCCAGATTTAATTTATTATGCTCCAATCAAAAGGGCCATAGATGTTGTGTACAGTAACTTTGTACTCACCAGTGGAAGAATAGAAAATTTTCTTTCCTCAGCATATGGTAGAGAACCTTCTAAAGAAGAAGTCGAAGGATACCTTAACGCATTACAACTGAGTGAAACTCCTAGTTTTATACCTGACTTTCTTAAAACAGCTAAAAGTAAACCGATTGAGAAACTTAAAAATAATAACGTCCCTATTCTTTTTATTGCTGGAGAGAATGATACGTGGGTTCCTAAAGAACAATACGCAGAACTCAAAGAAATGATTCCAAGAGTAAAAGTAGACGTAATTAACGGTGCAGCTCATTGTTCAATGGAAACTCACCCGGAAGAATTTAATAAACAATTATTAAACTTTATCAATTAA
- a CDS encoding aldehyde dehydrogenase family protein yields the protein MKAAAEHLTPVTLELGGKSPTLVLQDADIQQAAKRILYGKLLNAAQTCVAPDYVLIHEELKQPFIEECQKVIQQFYGTNVQNSPDFTRIVNKKHATRLNTILEDSKDEIVFGGYVDLDDRYIEPTLLDSDWTSPFMKDELFGPLLPIISFHDLDKTIVQINKRSKPLALYIFSKDKNLQNKIIPKTSSGGVTINNTIFHLVSPNLPFGGVLNSGTGSYHGKYSFNTFSHERSILSSKRLEAPFIFPPYTDSKLKWIRRFLK from the coding sequence ATGAAAGCCGCTGCTGAACATTTAACCCCAGTGACACTGGAACTAGGTGGAAAAAGTCCTACACTTGTCTTACAGGATGCTGATATTCAACAAGCTGCTAAAAGAATTCTTTATGGGAAACTACTTAATGCTGCACAGACTTGTGTGGCACCGGATTATGTCCTTATTCATGAAGAACTCAAACAGCCTTTTATTGAGGAATGCCAAAAAGTTATTCAACAGTTCTATGGGACCAATGTGCAAAATAGCCCTGATTTCACAAGGATTGTTAATAAAAAACACGCTACTCGCTTAAACACTATTCTAGAAGACTCTAAAGATGAAATTGTGTTTGGCGGATACGTTGATCTAGACGATCGATATATTGAGCCGACCTTACTTGATTCGGATTGGACTTCTCCTTTTATGAAAGATGAACTATTTGGTCCGCTATTGCCCATCATTAGCTTTCATGACTTGGACAAAACGATAGTGCAAATAAATAAGCGGTCTAAACCCTTGGCTCTCTATATTTTTTCTAAAGATAAGAACTTACAAAATAAAATTATCCCTAAAACCAGTTCCGGTGGTGTCACTATCAATAATACGATTTTTCACCTGGTATCTCCTAATTTGCCTTTTGGTGGAGTCTTAAATTCTGGAACGGGCTCTTATCACGGGAAATACAGCTTCAACACTTTTTCACACGAGCGAAGCATCCTATCCTCTAAAAGATTAGAAGCTCCTTTTATTTTCCCACCTTACACTGACAGTAAATTAAAATGGATTCGTCGCTTTTTAAAGTAG
- a CDS encoding aldehyde dehydrogenase family protein, with product MKQLENLKKGILKYEQHITAALQKDLGKNPVETYVTEIGFVLNSIRETKKKIPEWAKDKKVSTPFFLFPSKSKRHYEPYGTVLIIGPFNYPFQLLIEPLIGAISAGNTIILKPSEKKS from the coding sequence ATAAAACAACTAGAAAACTTAAAAAAAGGTATTCTTAAATATGAACAACACATTACTGCTGCTTTGCAAAAAGATTTGGGGAAAAATCCTGTAGAAACTTACGTAACAGAAATAGGCTTTGTTTTAAACAGCATTAGAGAAACCAAGAAAAAAATTCCTGAATGGGCTAAAGATAAGAAAGTGTCCACTCCTTTTTTTCTCTTTCCCTCAAAAAGCAAACGGCATTATGAACCTTATGGAACCGTATTAATCATTGGTCCGTTTAATTATCCCTTTCAATTGTTGATTGAGCCTTTAATTGGAGCAATTTCTGCAGGAAATACCATTATTTTAAAACCGTCGGAAAAGAAGTCATGA
- the msrA gene encoding peptide-methionine (S)-S-oxide reductase MsrA gives MKMNHEETLNDLYNLILNPGTRKWERSLLSSAKNSLEDGANFDTHLAKLEADLRPLALRGTLTPDVTDFYRKITGTNIDTVQFDLTKHYTNDLTYQDSAVFAGGCFWCMVEPFETLKGIVSVLSGYTGGDVDNPTYDQVSGRHTGHVEAVEIIFDTRIIKYEDLLELYWQLTDPTDEFGQFQDRGSQYRPIIFVRNEKQQTIAEKSKQRLVKSDKYKKPIVTLIQPTTEFWPAENYHQQFYKKNPGNYKKIERARQQLMAYQRLENNIRNELKRFTKKS, from the coding sequence ATGAAAATGAATCACGAAGAGACACTCAATGACTTATATAACCTCATACTCAATCCTGGGACCCGTAAATGGGAAAGATCCCTATTATCATCAGCCAAAAACAGCTTAGAAGATGGTGCTAATTTTGATACCCATTTGGCAAAACTTGAAGCTGACTTACGCCCACTAGCTTTAAGAGGTACTTTAACCCCTGATGTGACGGATTTTTATAGAAAGATTACTGGTACTAATATTGACACCGTTCAATTTGATCTGACGAAACACTACACGAATGATCTCACTTATCAAGATTCTGCCGTTTTTGCAGGAGGCTGTTTCTGGTGTATGGTAGAGCCTTTTGAAACTCTTAAGGGAATTGTTTCAGTCTTATCTGGTTACACTGGAGGAGATGTGGATAATCCCACTTATGACCAAGTGAGCGGCCGCCATACTGGACATGTCGAAGCAGTTGAGATTATTTTTGATACGAGAATCATTAAATATGAAGATTTACTAGAACTTTATTGGCAATTGACCGATCCAACCGATGAGTTTGGTCAATTTCAAGATCGTGGCAGTCAGTATCGTCCGATTATTTTTGTTCGAAATGAGAAACAACAAACAATTGCTGAAAAGTCAAAACAGCGGTTAGTTAAATCAGATAAATACAAAAAACCAATCGTTACGCTAATTCAACCAACAACAGAATTTTGGCCGGCTGAAAACTATCACCAACAATTTTATAAAAAAAATCCAGGTAACTATAAAAAGATTGAACGAGCACGCCAACAATTAATGGCCTATCAACGTTTAGAAAATAACATTAGAAATGAACTTAAACGTTTTACAAAGAAGTCTTAA
- a CDS encoding nucleoid-associated protein — protein MIYIKEAILHIFDLNSNEPIFSFAGLDLTEKFTFDYLHAMIEKVEDSDNMKTGILTADNPLIQTLHTLQDDFIETTKTLTEKFFSITKLNPEIPPADLLFVSFTLDEVPCLGLFKLNYSDSITHYVSYEEDTLINQLIVNRSILPSARQAIQEGMVLDLSNMEYHVIEKKHMITELAEKIFYFTELFLEDKPQPSLKENISIIKKAVQKTSKAFNDEEFQVLADTKEALVHSMTEENVIDNQVIAETLYGDDHAKKEKFFEETKELGYVDKAPAQVAVAGPKYSKQKFRLDNGIEISIPIELYRNPEVVEFINNPDGTTSVMIKNIEKIKNLF, from the coding sequence ATGATTTATATTAAAGAAGCTATTTTACACATTTTTGATTTGAACAGTAATGAACCTATTTTTTCTTTTGCCGGATTAGATCTTACGGAGAAATTCACTTTTGATTATCTTCACGCCATGATTGAGAAAGTAGAAGATTCAGACAACATGAAAACTGGGATACTAACAGCAGATAACCCCTTGATCCAAACTCTTCATACTCTTCAAGATGATTTTATTGAAACAACTAAAACCTTAACTGAAAAATTCTTTTCTATTACAAAACTCAATCCAGAAATACCACCAGCAGATTTATTATTCGTCTCCTTTACTTTAGACGAAGTGCCCTGTTTAGGATTGTTTAAACTAAATTATTCTGACAGCATCACTCATTATGTTTCTTACGAAGAAGATACGTTAATCAATCAGTTGATTGTGAATCGTTCAATTTTACCGAGTGCCCGCCAAGCCATTCAAGAAGGAATGGTGTTGGACTTAAGCAATATGGAATACCACGTGATCGAAAAGAAACACATGATTACTGAATTAGCAGAGAAAATTTTCTATTTTACAGAATTATTTTTAGAAGATAAACCTCAACCTAGTCTCAAAGAGAATATCTCTATCATAAAAAAAGCCGTTCAAAAAACAAGCAAGGCGTTTAATGATGAAGAATTCCAAGTATTAGCTGATACGAAAGAGGCGCTTGTTCACAGTATGACTGAAGAAAATGTCATTGATAACCAAGTGATTGCTGAGACTCTTTACGGGGATGATCATGCAAAGAAAGAAAAGTTTTTTGAGGAAACAAAAGAATTAGGCTACGTAGACAAAGCTCCTGCCCAAGTCGCTGTAGCTGGGCCAAAATATTCAAAACAAAAATTCCGTTTAGATAACGGCATAGAAATTAGCATCCCTATCGAACTTTATCGAAATCCAGAAGTTGTCGAATTTATTAATAACCCTGATGGAACTACTTCTGTGATGATTAAAAATATTGAAAAAATTAAAAACTTGTTTTAA
- a CDS encoding metal-sensitive transcriptional regulator, with protein sequence MDTENKLEQKKKIINRLKRTEGQVRGVQKMIDEDKECIDVITQLSATRASIDRVMGIIVAENLKNCFENPTKDVQDQAQKIDQAINMIIKK encoded by the coding sequence ATGGATACGGAAAATAAACTAGAACAAAAAAAGAAAATTATTAATCGTTTAAAACGGACAGAAGGCCAGGTTCGCGGTGTTCAAAAGATGATTGATGAAGACAAAGAATGCATAGATGTCATCACACAATTGAGCGCCACTCGCGCTAGTATTGATCGTGTGATGGGCATAATCGTTGCTGAAAATTTAAAAAATTGTTTTGAGAACCCTACTAAAGACGTTCAAGACCAAGCACAAAAAATTGATCAGGCTATCAACATGATTATAAAAAAATAG
- a CDS encoding FAD-dependent oxidoreductase translates to MAQKILIIGGVAGGATAATRLRRLNEDDTIILFEKGEYISFANCGLPYHIGGEIKERDSLLLQTVEGMEQQYALDIRNFSEVTAIDPKNNEISVLNHQTGENYTETFDKLIISTGAKAITPAIPGMETAKNVFSLRNIPDMDLIKEYIAENDIQTATIIGGGFIGLEMMENLKILDLDVQLVEMAPQVMPNIDFEMAQQLHTQINMHGVNLLLNDGLKEFKDHGKKLLLTSGRVLETDMTILSIGVTPENTLAKECGIELGFKNAIKVNEQLLTNYPNIFAIGDVIEVKDVVDGSPTNIPLAWPANRQGRLVADIINGIPAMYPGTQGTSVAKIFELTAASTGNSERMLKNKGIDFQVIHVHPNSHAGYYPGASPIHLKLLFGNDGKILGAQGVGTKGVDKRIDVIATAMKFGGTADQLAAIELAYAPPYSSAKDPVNMLGYTADNMMNEKIKTIQWHEVDALLEQDAFFLDIREDFELATGSLPKGAFIPLNQLRNRLDELPKDKTIYVYCQVGLRGYNAARILMHNGFDVKNLDGGYKTYKFANYVLKNKPFKKVVKEQPVDPSQTCPLTTIEVDACGLQCPGPILKVKEQMDQMSDGQKMVVKASDFGFSADIEAWAKSTGNTVLKNEIEGDKVVATLSKGNLLQNTANLPQEGVMKETKEGATMVVFSGDMDKALASMIIATGAAAMGKNVTIFFTFWGLSVLKKQKIQKSGMAKLFDIMLPNNADSLPISSMNMGGAGAKMMKTVMKQKNVDPLPVMIEKASNLGVKFIACTMSMDIMGIEKEELFDFVEYGGVAAYLGDSEDSNLNLFI, encoded by the coding sequence ATGGCACAAAAAATACTTATTATCGGCGGTGTAGCTGGTGGAGCAACAGCTGCTACTAGACTTCGCCGTTTAAACGAAGATGACACTATTATTCTTTTTGAAAAAGGTGAATACATTTCATTTGCCAACTGCGGTCTTCCATACCACATTGGTGGGGAAATTAAAGAGCGCGATAGCTTATTGCTACAAACTGTTGAAGGTATGGAGCAGCAATATGCATTAGACATCCGCAATTTTTCTGAAGTAACTGCGATTGATCCAAAAAATAATGAAATTTCTGTTTTGAATCATCAAACAGGTGAAAATTATACAGAAACGTTCGATAAACTAATTATTTCAACTGGCGCAAAAGCCATCACACCCGCAATTCCAGGTATGGAAACTGCTAAAAATGTCTTTTCATTACGCAATATTCCTGATATGGACCTTATTAAAGAATATATAGCCGAAAATGACATCCAAACTGCAACCATCATTGGTGGTGGGTTTATCGGTTTAGAAATGATGGAAAACCTTAAAATATTGGACCTTGATGTTCAATTAGTTGAAATGGCACCTCAAGTCATGCCCAATATCGATTTTGAGATGGCACAACAATTGCACACTCAAATCAATATGCATGGTGTTAACTTATTACTAAATGATGGATTGAAAGAATTTAAAGATCATGGAAAAAAACTGTTATTAACGAGTGGCAGAGTATTGGAAACGGATATGACCATTTTATCTATTGGCGTTACTCCAGAAAATACATTAGCTAAAGAATGCGGCATCGAACTTGGCTTTAAAAATGCTATCAAAGTTAACGAGCAGCTTCTAACAAATTACCCAAATATTTTCGCAATTGGGGATGTTATTGAAGTGAAAGATGTTGTGGATGGATCACCTACAAATATCCCTCTTGCATGGCCAGCGAATCGTCAAGGACGTTTAGTGGCGGATATCATCAACGGCATTCCTGCAATGTACCCAGGAACGCAAGGAACTTCTGTCGCTAAAATTTTCGAATTGACTGCTGCTTCTACTGGGAATAGTGAACGCATGTTGAAAAACAAAGGAATTGACTTCCAAGTGATTCATGTGCACCCCAACTCACATGCTGGTTATTACCCTGGTGCTAGTCCGATTCATTTGAAATTACTTTTCGGAAACGATGGTAAAATTTTAGGTGCACAAGGTGTTGGAACTAAAGGGGTTGATAAACGCATTGATGTTATCGCAACAGCAATGAAATTTGGTGGAACGGCAGATCAACTGGCCGCTATCGAGCTAGCTTATGCTCCCCCCTATTCTAGTGCAAAAGATCCAGTTAATATGTTAGGATACACAGCTGATAATATGATGAATGAAAAAATCAAAACGATTCAATGGCATGAAGTCGATGCGTTATTAGAACAAGATGCATTCTTTTTGGATATCAGAGAAGACTTTGAACTAGCAACTGGCTCATTGCCAAAAGGCGCATTTATTCCTTTAAATCAATTAAGAAACAGACTAGATGAATTGCCAAAAGATAAAACTATCTATGTTTACTGTCAAGTGGGTTTAAGAGGATACAATGCTGCAAGAATCTTGATGCACAATGGTTTTGATGTAAAAAATCTTGATGGCGGTTATAAAACATATAAATTTGCAAACTATGTATTAAAAAATAAGCCCTTCAAAAAAGTCGTGAAAGAACAACCGGTAGATCCTTCTCAAACTTGTCCTTTAACAACTATCGAAGTGGATGCTTGTGGATTGCAATGTCCTGGTCCGATATTAAAAGTTAAAGAACAAATGGACCAAATGTCTGATGGACAAAAAATGGTCGTTAAAGCGAGTGATTTTGGCTTTAGTGCTGATATTGAAGCGTGGGCTAAAAGTACAGGAAATACTGTCTTAAAAAATGAAATTGAAGGCGATAAAGTCGTTGCAACCTTATCAAAGGGCAACCTCTTACAAAACACTGCTAACCTTCCTCAAGAAGGCGTGATGAAAGAAACAAAAGAAGGCGCAACGATGGTAGTCTTTAGTGGCGATATGGATAAAGCTTTAGCTTCTATGATTATCGCTACAGGTGCAGCCGCAATGGGTAAAAATGTGACGATTTTCTTTACTTTCTGGGGATTAAGCGTCTTGAAAAAACAAAAAATACAAAAAAGCGGTATGGCAAAATTATTTGACATCATGCTTCCTAACAATGCGGATAGCTTACCTATTTCTTCTATGAACATGGGTGGTGCTGGTGCTAAAATGATGAAAACAGTGATGAAACAAAAGAATGTGGACCCATTACCAGTCATGATTGAAAAAGCAAGCAACTTAGGTGTTAAATTTATTGCTTGTACCATGAGTATGGATATCATGGGGATTGAAAAAGAAGAACTATTTGATTTTGTTGAATATGGTGGTGTCGCAGCTTACCTTGGCGATAGCGAAGATTCTAACTTAAACTTGTTTATCTAA
- the dapF gene encoding diaminopimelate epimerase yields the protein MDFTKMHGIGNDYVYVNDLDEKITNPAAVSLVVSDRHFGIGSDGLILIRPSNKADFMMRMYNADGSEGAMCGNGIRCFSKFVYDKELTDKLMLTVETKSGIKTIELEKEGDEITRARVDMEMPILKTKDIPMRWSEEECINQPLQVNGQTYQVTAVSMGNPHVVTFVEDTKGIEIEKIGPYFEHHEVFPEQVNTEFIRIIDNKTIEMRVWERGSGETLACGTGACAAVVAAHLNGYTSRKVTVKLLGGDLLVEWDEGTNLVYLSGSATTVYEGTIDIRGVKA from the coding sequence ATGGATTTTACAAAGATGCATGGGATAGGCAATGATTATGTTTATGTAAATGATTTAGATGAAAAAATCACTAATCCAGCGGCCGTTTCTTTAGTTGTGAGTGATCGCCATTTTGGTATCGGATCAGACGGGTTAATTTTGATCCGGCCATCTAATAAAGCTGATTTTATGATGCGGATGTACAATGCGGATGGATCAGAAGGAGCCATGTGCGGCAACGGAATCCGTTGTTTCTCAAAATTCGTCTATGATAAAGAATTAACGGATAAACTAATGTTGACGGTCGAGACAAAAAGTGGCATCAAAACCATCGAATTAGAAAAAGAAGGCGACGAAATTACAAGAGCACGTGTTGATATGGAGATGCCTATTTTAAAAACAAAAGACATTCCTATGCGTTGGTCTGAGGAAGAATGCATCAACCAGCCTTTACAAGTGAATGGACAAACTTACCAAGTTACGGCGGTTTCAATGGGGAACCCTCATGTCGTTACGTTTGTGGAGGACACTAAAGGGATCGAAATTGAAAAAATTGGACCGTACTTCGAGCATCATGAAGTATTTCCAGAACAGGTGAATACGGAATTTATCCGTATCATCGACAATAAGACAATCGAGATGCGTGTATGGGAAAGGGGCTCCGGCGAAACATTGGCTTGTGGAACAGGTGCTTGCGCGGCAGTAGTAGCTGCCCATTTGAATGGCTATACTAGTAGAAAAGTAACGGTGAAACTGCTAGGCGGAGATTTATTGGTGGAATGGGATGAAGGAACGAATTTGGTTTATTTATCCGGTTCCGCCACAACAGTATACGAAGGAACGATAGATATTAGAGGAGTGAAAGCATAA